In Micromonospora sp. WMMD980, the following are encoded in one genomic region:
- a CDS encoding SpoIIE family protein phosphatase encodes MSTLPPDGVRWPDTVTATGGDAGALVTARDWSGTPLGPIEGWPQSLRTALALCLHSPAPSVLWWGDGSVALPNDAYRRLLGPGRYAAPGRPGAEVWPGDWAALAPLLAGVRAGQGATDSRDVPVRGAPEEAGEGRWFTFTHSPVTDESGCPAGVLTVGAETTARVVGARRLRLLAALGAALAEPGDPEEVARRAVKTLAGAAPVPFVQLHLATPAGPRLVAADGVEALPGPADGWPLAEVLADGAPRLVPPPDDRPAAPVVAVLPVPDPGAAAPAGVLVAALDPHRPVDADHRAFVELLAGQIGAGLAVARAEHRRAADRAELRLFRALSERALRRAEALARLAGALSSARGRDAIVEVLATVVPAVVDATALRVAVASPGRTVLDVAGDVAAGPLPVDADVPLARAVRDNVVLPLADADGRTTGLCLPLRYGDGGTLGALEVRWADPVADDEALRNLLDAVTALCSQALQRAELTGSAQAMAGFAARLSVTRSTAEAIEVILDAATTALGAELPGLAMRAEGRRVRLWHHDDVPGTLSATFRDLAVDDPRPIVRALRDGERLVLRDRADFAARFPGLPDPVGAHGLVTTVALPLFGAGHRPIAALGFGWRRERPLRDTDLALLDTVADLCEQTLERVRLAAAEHNLVTRLAGRLRSSSLTAPPGVEVATRYRPAMSGLHLGGDWYDLVRQDGDRLAVVVGDVVGHQVEAAADMAQLRTMLNTLIRLGVPLQEVFLRLTELLGVGFLGTCLVVVVDPVARTAHVARAGHPHPVVLPAGGPPRTVQTANALPLGMVDRPMTVTTIAFSPGDVLVAYTDGLVERRGRPYDEGVAALHRSLAAVRDEPVETIADALLHDLAGSEDDQALVVLRHLG; translated from the coding sequence GTGAGCACCCTCCCGCCCGACGGCGTCCGGTGGCCGGACACCGTCACCGCCACCGGCGGGGACGCGGGCGCGCTGGTCACCGCACGTGACTGGTCGGGCACGCCACTCGGTCCGATCGAGGGCTGGCCGCAGAGCCTGCGCACCGCGCTGGCGCTCTGCCTGCACTCCCCCGCCCCGAGCGTGCTGTGGTGGGGTGACGGGTCGGTCGCGCTGCCCAACGACGCGTACCGTCGGCTGCTCGGCCCCGGCCGGTACGCCGCGCCGGGCCGCCCGGGCGCCGAGGTGTGGCCGGGCGACTGGGCCGCACTGGCCCCCCTGCTGGCCGGGGTGCGCGCGGGCCAGGGCGCCACGGACAGCCGGGACGTGCCGGTGCGGGGCGCGCCCGAGGAGGCGGGCGAGGGCCGTTGGTTCACCTTCACGCACAGCCCGGTGACCGACGAGTCGGGCTGTCCGGCGGGCGTGCTCACGGTCGGCGCGGAGACCACCGCGCGGGTGGTCGGCGCACGCCGGTTGCGGCTGCTCGCCGCGCTGGGCGCGGCGCTGGCCGAGCCCGGCGACCCCGAGGAGGTGGCCCGGCGGGCGGTCAAGACGCTGGCCGGCGCCGCCCCGGTGCCGTTCGTCCAGCTCCACCTCGCCACGCCGGCCGGGCCACGGCTGGTCGCCGCGGACGGGGTCGAGGCCCTGCCCGGCCCGGCCGACGGGTGGCCGCTGGCCGAGGTGCTGGCGGACGGCGCGCCCCGGCTGGTGCCCCCGCCCGACGACCGGCCGGCCGCCCCGGTGGTCGCGGTGCTGCCGGTGCCCGACCCCGGCGCCGCCGCGCCGGCCGGGGTCCTGGTCGCCGCGCTGGACCCGCACCGTCCGGTCGACGCCGACCACCGGGCGTTCGTCGAGCTGCTGGCCGGGCAGATCGGCGCCGGCCTGGCGGTCGCCCGCGCGGAGCACCGCCGGGCCGCCGACCGCGCCGAGCTGCGGTTGTTCCGGGCGCTGTCGGAGCGGGCGCTGCGCCGGGCGGAGGCGCTGGCCCGGTTGGCCGGGGCGCTCAGCTCGGCGCGGGGCCGGGACGCCATCGTCGAGGTGCTGGCCACTGTCGTCCCGGCCGTGGTGGACGCGACCGCGCTGCGGGTGGCCGTCGCGTCGCCCGGCCGCACGGTGCTGGACGTGGCCGGGGACGTCGCGGCCGGGCCGCTGCCGGTCGACGCCGACGTCCCGCTGGCCCGGGCGGTACGTGACAACGTGGTGCTGCCGCTGGCCGACGCCGACGGCCGGACCACGGGTCTCTGCCTGCCGCTGCGCTACGGCGACGGCGGCACGCTCGGCGCCCTGGAGGTGCGCTGGGCCGACCCGGTCGCCGACGACGAGGCGCTGCGCAACCTGCTCGACGCGGTGACCGCGCTGTGCAGCCAGGCGTTGCAGCGGGCCGAGCTGACCGGCTCGGCGCAGGCGATGGCCGGGTTCGCGGCCCGGCTGAGCGTGACGCGCTCGACCGCCGAGGCGATCGAGGTGATCCTGGACGCCGCCACCACCGCGCTCGGCGCCGAGCTACCCGGCCTGGCCATGCGCGCCGAGGGTCGCCGGGTCCGGCTCTGGCACCACGACGACGTGCCGGGCACCCTGTCCGCCACGTTCCGCGACCTGGCCGTCGACGACCCGCGGCCGATCGTGCGCGCCTTGCGCGACGGGGAACGCCTGGTGCTGCGCGACCGCGCCGACTTCGCCGCCCGGTTTCCCGGCCTGCCCGACCCGGTCGGCGCGCACGGTCTGGTGACCACCGTGGCCCTGCCGCTGTTCGGCGCCGGGCACCGCCCGATCGCCGCGCTGGGCTTCGGCTGGCGCCGGGAGCGCCCGTTGCGCGACACCGACCTGGCGCTGCTGGACACCGTCGCCGACCTGTGCGAGCAGACGCTGGAGCGGGTCCGGCTGGCCGCCGCCGAACACAACCTGGTGACCCGGCTGGCCGGCCGGCTGCGCAGCTCGTCGCTGACCGCGCCGCCCGGAGTGGAGGTGGCCACCCGCTACCGGCCGGCGATGAGCGGCCTGCACCTGGGCGGCGACTGGTACGACTTGGTCCGGCAGGACGGCGACCGGTTGGCGGTGGTGGTCGGCGACGTGGTGGGGCACCAGGTCGAGGCCGCCGCCGACATGGCCCAGCTGCGCACCATGCTGAACACGCTGATCCGGTTGGGCGTGCCGCTGCAGGAGGTGTTCCTCCGGCTCACCGAGCTGCTGGGCGTCGGTTTCCTGGGCACCTGCCTGGTCGTGGTGGTCGATCCGGTGGCCCGCACGGCACACGTGGCCCGCGCCGGGCACCCGCACCCGGTGGTGCTGCCGGCCGGTGGGCCGCCGCGCACCGTACAGACCGCGAACGCCCTGCCGCTGGGCATGGTGGACCGGCCGATGACGGTCACCACGATCGCGTTCTCCCCGGGGGACGTGCTGGTGGCCTACACCGACGGGCTGGTGGAGCGGCGCGGCCGGCCGTACGACGAGGGCGTCGCGGCGCTGCACCGGTCGCTGGCCGCGGTGCGCGACGAGCCGGTGGAGACGATCGCGGACGCGCTGCTGCACGACCTGGCCGGCTCCGAGGACGACCAGGCGCTGGTGGTGCTGCGGCACCTCGGCTGA
- a CDS encoding YciI family protein produces MGATPRLDFALDTYECIVLYPGPSGRALPEETVQRLQSEHLRHMQALQRRGIVLVDGSVDGPAREPDPPIGFGLARTGSVDDVRSVMEADPAVQAGLYRVEVLTFLCPAGSLEFPLVKTES; encoded by the coding sequence ATGGGCGCGACGCCCCGGCTCGACTTCGCGCTGGACACCTACGAGTGCATCGTGCTCTATCCCGGGCCGTCCGGCCGGGCCCTGCCCGAGGAGACCGTGCAGCGGTTGCAGTCCGAGCACCTGCGGCACATGCAGGCGTTGCAGCGACGCGGCATCGTGCTGGTCGACGGCTCGGTCGACGGACCGGCCCGCGAACCCGATCCGCCGATCGGGTTCGGTCTGGCCCGGACCGGTTCGGTGGACGACGTGCGCAGCGTCATGGAGGCCGACCCGGCGGTGCAGGCCGGGCTCTACCGGGTCGAGGTGCTGACCTTCCTCTGCCCGGCCGGGTCGCTGGAGTTCCCGCTGGTCAAGACCGAGAGCTGA
- the pyk gene encoding pyruvate kinase, producing the protein MGVTRRAKIVCTLGPATSSPERIRGLVEAGMNVARLNFSHGSHDDHESVCRMVREAAEAAGQPVAVLADLQGPKIRLGRFADGPHEWRTGDSVVITSDEIVGTKERVSCTYRKLPQEVKPGDRLLIDDGRVAVEVSDVTGNDIRCLVTEGGPVSNNKGVSLPNVAVSVPAMSDKDAEDLRFALGLGVDLVALSFVRSPDDIKLVHSIMDEEGVRRPVLAKVEKPEAVDHLEAIVLAFDGVMVARGDLGVELPLDQVPLVQKRAVQLCRENAKPVIVATQMLDSMIENSRPTRAEASDVANAVLDGADAVMLSGETSVGKYPVLTVSTMAKIVTTTEAGSIAVPRLQHDPRTHGGALTVAASSIARAIGAKAMVAFSQTGDTVKRLSRLHCDLPLLAFTPVPEVRNQLALCWGVETFLMPFVQHTDDMFRQVDQALLGLNRANPGDYVVIVAGSPPGTPGSTNTLRVHQLGSLVDAAAARALQ; encoded by the coding sequence ATGGGCGTGACACGCCGCGCGAAGATCGTCTGCACTCTCGGCCCCGCCACCTCGTCCCCGGAGCGCATCCGGGGGCTCGTCGAGGCCGGCATGAACGTGGCGAGGCTCAACTTCAGCCACGGCAGTCACGACGACCACGAGTCGGTCTGCCGCATGGTCCGCGAGGCGGCGGAGGCGGCCGGGCAGCCGGTCGCGGTCCTCGCCGACCTCCAGGGCCCCAAGATCCGGCTCGGCCGTTTCGCCGACGGGCCGCACGAGTGGCGCACCGGCGACTCCGTGGTGATCACCAGTGACGAGATCGTCGGCACCAAGGAGCGGGTCTCCTGCACCTACCGCAAGCTGCCGCAGGAGGTGAAGCCGGGCGACCGGCTGCTGATCGACGACGGCCGGGTGGCGGTCGAGGTCAGCGACGTCACCGGCAACGACATCCGCTGCCTGGTCACCGAGGGCGGCCCGGTCTCCAACAACAAGGGCGTCTCGCTGCCGAACGTGGCGGTCAGCGTCCCGGCCATGTCCGACAAGGACGCGGAGGACCTGCGCTTCGCCCTCGGCCTCGGCGTCGACCTGGTCGCGCTCTCCTTCGTCCGCTCGCCGGACGACATCAAGCTGGTCCACTCGATCATGGACGAGGAGGGCGTGCGCCGCCCGGTGCTCGCCAAGGTCGAGAAGCCGGAGGCGGTCGACCACCTGGAGGCGATCGTGCTCGCCTTCGACGGCGTCATGGTCGCCCGCGGCGACCTCGGCGTGGAGCTGCCGCTCGACCAGGTCCCGCTGGTGCAGAAGCGCGCCGTGCAGCTCTGCCGGGAGAACGCCAAGCCGGTCATCGTGGCCACCCAGATGCTCGACTCCATGATCGAGAACTCCCGCCCGACCCGCGCGGAGGCCTCCGACGTGGCCAACGCGGTGCTCGACGGCGCGGACGCGGTGATGCTCTCCGGCGAGACCAGCGTCGGCAAGTACCCGGTGCTCACCGTCAGCACCATGGCCAAGATCGTCACCACCACCGAGGCCGGCTCGATCGCCGTGCCCCGGCTCCAGCACGACCCGCGTACGCACGGCGGCGCGCTCACCGTCGCCGCGTCCTCGATCGCCCGTGCCATCGGCGCCAAGGCCATGGTGGCGTTCTCGCAGACCGGCGACACCGTCAAGCGCCTCAGCCGGCTGCACTGCGACCTGCCGCTGCTGGCCTTCACGCCGGTGCCGGAGGTGCGCAACCAGCTCGCGCTCTGCTGGGGCGTGGAGACGTTCCTGATGCCGTTCGTCCAGCACACCGACGACATGTTCCGCCAGGTCGACCAGGCGCTGCTGGGCCTCAACCGGGCCAACCCGGGCGACTACGTGGTGATCGTGGCCGGCAGCCCGCCCGGCACCCCCGGCTCCACCAACACGCTGCGCGTGCACCAGCTCGGTTCGCTGGTCGACGCGGCGGCGGCCCGGGCGCTTCAGTGA
- a CDS encoding acyl-CoA thioesterase II gives MSDAPVATGQAAVDQLLEVLDLAQTGEMAFRGMSPPVGPQRVYGGQVAGQALVAAGRTVDPERAVHSLHGYFVRPGDPAEPIAYQVENVRDGRSFSVRRSVALQHDKPIFFMSASFQRREEGLDHHAPLPPDVPGPDDVPTMADRLARYPERLGIWGQIPRPIDVRYVGEPGWVRPGDRPAEPHQRVWMRIDGKLPDDPLLHACALTYASDLTLLDSVLSVHGEVWGPGGVVGASLDHALWFHRSFRADEWFLYDCWSPSASGARGLATGRMFTTDGRHIASAVQEGLLRRVGE, from the coding sequence GTGAGTGACGCTCCGGTGGCGACCGGGCAGGCGGCGGTCGACCAGCTCCTGGAGGTGCTCGACCTCGCGCAGACCGGCGAGATGGCCTTCCGCGGGATGAGCCCGCCGGTCGGTCCGCAGCGGGTCTACGGCGGTCAGGTCGCCGGCCAGGCGTTGGTGGCCGCCGGCCGCACGGTCGACCCGGAGCGCGCGGTGCACTCGCTGCACGGCTACTTCGTGCGGCCCGGCGACCCGGCCGAGCCGATCGCATACCAGGTGGAGAACGTCCGCGACGGCCGCTCCTTCTCGGTGCGCCGCTCGGTGGCGTTGCAGCACGACAAGCCGATCTTCTTCATGTCGGCGTCGTTCCAGCGGCGGGAGGAGGGGCTGGACCACCACGCTCCGCTCCCGCCCGACGTGCCCGGCCCGGACGACGTGCCGACCATGGCGGACCGGCTCGCCCGCTATCCGGAGCGGCTCGGCATCTGGGGGCAGATCCCGCGCCCCATCGACGTCCGCTACGTCGGCGAGCCCGGCTGGGTGCGCCCCGGCGACCGCCCGGCCGAGCCGCACCAGCGGGTCTGGATGCGCATCGACGGCAAGCTGCCCGACGACCCGCTGTTGCACGCCTGCGCGCTGACGTACGCCTCCGACCTGACGCTGCTCGACTCGGTGCTGTCGGTCCACGGCGAGGTGTGGGGGCCGGGCGGCGTGGTCGGCGCGAGCCTCGACCACGCGCTCTGGTTCCACAGGTCCTTCCGGGCCGACGAGTGGTTCCTCTACGACTGCTGGAGCCCGTCCGCGTCGGGTGCCCGGGGCCTGGCCACCGGTCGGATGTTCACCACCGACGGCCGGCACATCGCCAGCGCCGTGCAGGAGGGCCTGCTGCGCCGGGTCGGCGAGTAG